The following are encoded in a window of Pseudomonas multiresinivorans genomic DNA:
- a CDS encoding methyl-accepting chemotaxis protein, whose protein sequence is MSPNTSLRTQILSLLGGSLLLVLLIALACFHFLSGSVTAYQRLLDGPLQSSQLVDQANLAFKIQVQEWKNVLLRGQQPADLNKYWGQFEDQERAVQDVLGRLEQNASEDPQLKAQVTRLRDEHRQLGQAYRKGRDAYLAAGSDPRAGDAAVKGIDRAASDQMATLVDSLHREAQEQSQVISTSASSTVVSGSLILLISGLALGLLSLWLVNRNLIGPIARLIEHIAQLSEGNFGERVDATRRDELGRLARAANTLRDFLAETFTRLKHSTTELDTASGELNAIATLMAEGTREQFSRTDQVATAMHEMSATAQEVARHASDAARAADDADQHAQQGGEVMKTTIVTITEMSNEIANTAEVIRRLESDSGRIGKVLEVIRGIADQTNLLALNAAIEAARAGEAGRGFAVVADEVRTLAQRTAESTAEIHQIIDTVQTGSVNALRAIENGQTRSEQGVERVTQAGEVLRSITLAVEAIRDMNRQIATAAEEQTSVAEDISRNLTEITAIGATNEENVVRTQGASRHLHGLSGEIADVTRKLSA, encoded by the coding sequence ATGTCCCCCAACACTTCCTTGCGTACCCAGATCCTTTCGCTGCTGGGCGGCAGCCTGCTGCTCGTGCTGCTGATCGCCCTCGCCTGCTTCCACTTCCTCTCCGGCAGCGTCACGGCCTACCAGCGCCTGCTCGACGGCCCGCTGCAATCCTCGCAACTGGTCGACCAGGCCAACCTGGCCTTCAAGATCCAGGTCCAGGAATGGAAAAACGTCCTGCTGCGCGGCCAGCAGCCGGCCGACCTGAACAAATACTGGGGCCAGTTCGAGGATCAGGAGCGCGCCGTGCAGGACGTACTTGGCCGCCTGGAACAGAACGCCAGCGAAGACCCGCAGCTCAAGGCCCAGGTAACGCGTCTGCGCGATGAGCACCGCCAGCTCGGCCAGGCCTACCGCAAGGGCCGCGACGCCTACCTTGCCGCCGGCAGCGACCCGCGCGCCGGTGACGCCGCCGTGAAAGGCATCGACCGCGCTGCCAGCGATCAGATGGCCACGCTGGTGGACAGCCTGCACCGTGAAGCCCAGGAGCAATCCCAGGTGATCTCCACCAGCGCCAGCAGCACCGTCGTCAGCGGCAGCCTGATCCTTCTGATATCCGGCCTCGCCCTGGGCCTGCTCAGCCTGTGGCTGGTCAACCGCAATCTGATCGGCCCGATCGCCCGCCTGATCGAGCACATCGCCCAGCTCAGCGAAGGCAACTTCGGCGAGCGAGTCGACGCCACGCGTCGCGACGAACTGGGCCGCCTTGCCCGCGCCGCCAACACCCTGCGCGACTTCCTGGCCGAGACCTTCACCCGCTTGAAGCACAGCACCACCGAACTGGACACCGCCAGCGGCGAGCTGAACGCCATCGCCACCCTGATGGCCGAAGGTACCCGCGAGCAGTTCTCGCGCACCGATCAGGTGGCCACGGCGATGCACGAAATGTCCGCCACCGCGCAGGAAGTCGCGCGCCACGCCTCCGACGCCGCGCGCGCTGCCGATGACGCCGACCAGCACGCCCAGCAAGGCGGCGAAGTGATGAAGACCACCATCGTCACCATCACCGAGATGAGCAACGAGATCGCCAACACCGCGGAAGTCATCCGCCGCCTGGAAAGCGACAGCGGCCGCATCGGCAAGGTGCTCGAAGTGATCCGCGGCATCGCCGACCAGACCAACCTGCTGGCCCTCAACGCCGCCATCGAAGCCGCCCGCGCCGGTGAGGCCGGCCGAGGTTTCGCCGTGGTCGCCGACGAGGTCCGCACCCTGGCCCAGCGCACCGCCGAGTCCACCGCCGAGATCCACCAGATCATCGACACCGTGCAGACCGGTTCGGTGAACGCCCTGCGCGCCATCGAAAACGGCCAGACCCGCAGCGAGCAGGGCGTGGAGCGCGTCACCCAGGCCGGCGAAGTGCTGCGCAGCATCACCCTGGCCGTGGAGGCGATCCGCGACATGAACCGCCAGATCGCCACCGCTGCCGAGGAACAGACCTCGGTCGCCGAGGACATCTCGCGCAACCTCACCGAGATCACTGCCATTGGCGCCACCAACGAGGAAAACGTGGTGCGCACCCAGGGCGCCAGCCGCCACCTGCACGGCCTCTCCGGCGAGATCGCCGACGTCACCCGCAAGCTCAGCGCCTGA
- a CDS encoding multidrug efflux RND transporter permease subunit has product MFTDPFIRRPVLATVVSLLIVLLGMQAFSKLVIREYPQMENALITVTTFYAGANAETIQGYITQPLQQSLASAEGIDYMTSVSRQNYSVISIYAHIGANSDRLVTELLSKIGEVKTQLPPDAEDPVLDKEAADASALMYISFFSEQMNNPQITDYLSRVIQPKLATLPGISEAEILGNQVFAMRLWLDPVKMAAYGITAGDVASAVREYNFLSAAGEVKGEMVVTSVNASTDLKSPEAFAAIPLKTAGDRRVLMGDVARIELGAASYDAVSSFNGIPSVYIGIKGTPSSNPLDVIKEVRAKMPELEEQLPPGLKVSIAYDATRFIQASIDEVVKTLAEAILIVIVVVFLFLGAFRSVIIPVVTIPLSMIGVLFFMQMMGYSINLLTLLAMVLAIGLVVDDAIVVVENIHRHIEEGKSPFQGAIEGAREIAVPVVTMTITLAAVYAPIGFLSGLTGALFKEFAFTLAGAVIISGIVALTLSPMMCSRLLRHEENPSGLAHRLDLIFEGLKRRYQRALHGTLNSRPVVIVFALLILAIIPLLLMFTHKELAPEEDQGIVFIMANAPQTANLDYLSKYTAEFEGIFRKFPEYYSAFQINGYNGVQTGIGGMLLKPWDERERSQMELLHAVQGELDKIPGLQIFGFNLPSLPGTGEGLPFQFVINTASDYQSLLQVAERVKKRAEESGKFAFLDLDLAFDKPELVVDIDRAKAAQMGVTMQDLGVALGALLGEGEINRFTIDGRSYKVIAQVERAYRDNPSWLNNYYVKSQSGQLISLSTLVNFHERARPRQLNQFQQLNSAIISGVPMVSMGEAIDTVRGIAEQESPRGFSFDYAGASRQFVQEGSALMITFALALAVIFLVLAAQFESFRDPLVIMVTVPLSICGALIPLFLGLSSLNIYTQVGLVTLIGLISKHGILIVEFANQLRHERGLSVREAVEEAAAIRLRPVLMTTAAMVLGVTPLLFASGAGAVSRFDIGVVIATGMSVGTLFTLFVLPCVYTLLAKPDKKPAEASAPATAH; this is encoded by the coding sequence ATGTTCACCGATCCCTTTATCCGTCGCCCCGTGCTGGCGACCGTGGTCAGCCTGCTGATCGTCCTGCTCGGCATGCAGGCCTTCAGCAAGCTGGTGATCCGCGAATATCCGCAGATGGAAAACGCGCTGATCACCGTCACCACCTTCTATGCCGGCGCCAACGCCGAAACCATCCAGGGCTACATCACCCAGCCGCTGCAGCAGAGCCTGGCCAGCGCCGAAGGCATCGACTACATGACCTCGGTGAGCCGGCAGAACTACTCGGTGATCTCGATCTACGCGCACATCGGCGCCAACTCCGATCGCCTGGTCACCGAGCTGCTGTCGAAGATCGGCGAGGTGAAGACCCAGCTGCCGCCTGACGCGGAAGACCCGGTACTGGACAAGGAAGCGGCCGATGCCTCGGCGCTGATGTACATCAGCTTCTTCAGCGAGCAGATGAACAACCCGCAGATCACCGACTACCTGTCGCGGGTGATCCAGCCCAAGCTCGCCACCCTGCCGGGCATCTCCGAGGCCGAAATCCTCGGCAATCAGGTGTTCGCCATGCGCCTGTGGCTGGACCCGGTGAAGATGGCCGCCTACGGCATCACCGCCGGCGACGTGGCCAGCGCGGTGCGCGAATACAACTTCCTCTCCGCCGCCGGCGAGGTGAAGGGCGAGATGGTGGTCACCTCGGTGAACGCCTCCACCGACCTGAAGTCCCCGGAAGCCTTCGCGGCCATCCCGCTGAAGACCGCGGGCGACCGTCGCGTGCTGATGGGCGACGTCGCACGCATCGAACTGGGCGCGGCAAGCTATGACGCGGTCAGCTCGTTCAACGGCATCCCGTCGGTGTACATCGGCATCAAGGGCACGCCCAGCTCCAACCCGCTGGACGTGATCAAGGAAGTCCGCGCCAAGATGCCGGAGCTGGAAGAGCAGCTGCCGCCGGGCCTGAAAGTCTCCATCGCCTACGACGCCACGCGCTTCATCCAGGCGTCCATCGACGAGGTGGTGAAGACCCTGGCCGAGGCGATCCTGATCGTCATCGTGGTGGTCTTCCTGTTCCTCGGCGCGTTCCGCTCGGTGATCATCCCGGTGGTGACCATCCCGCTGTCGATGATCGGCGTGCTCTTCTTCATGCAGATGATGGGTTACTCGATCAACCTGCTGACGCTGCTGGCCATGGTGCTCGCCATCGGCCTGGTGGTGGACGATGCCATCGTGGTGGTGGAGAACATCCACCGGCATATCGAAGAGGGCAAGTCGCCGTTCCAGGGCGCCATCGAGGGCGCGCGGGAAATCGCCGTACCGGTAGTGACCATGACCATCACCCTGGCCGCTGTGTACGCGCCCATCGGCTTCCTCAGCGGCCTGACCGGCGCGCTGTTCAAGGAGTTCGCCTTCACCCTGGCTGGCGCCGTGATCATTTCCGGCATCGTTGCCCTGACGCTGTCTCCGATGATGTGCTCGCGCCTGCTGCGCCACGAGGAAAACCCCAGCGGCCTGGCGCATCGCCTGGACCTGATCTTCGAAGGTCTCAAGCGGCGCTATCAGCGCGCCCTGCATGGCACGCTGAACAGCCGTCCGGTGGTGATCGTCTTCGCCCTGCTGATCCTGGCGATCATCCCGCTGCTGCTGATGTTCACCCACAAGGAACTCGCGCCGGAGGAAGACCAGGGCATCGTCTTCATCATGGCCAACGCACCGCAGACGGCGAACCTGGATTACCTGTCGAAGTACACCGCCGAGTTCGAGGGCATCTTCCGCAAGTTCCCCGAGTACTATTCGGCGTTCCAGATCAATGGCTACAACGGCGTGCAGACCGGCATCGGCGGCATGTTGCTCAAGCCCTGGGACGAGCGCGAGCGCAGCCAGATGGAGTTGCTCCATGCAGTGCAGGGCGAGCTGGACAAGATTCCCGGCCTGCAGATCTTCGGCTTCAACCTGCCGTCGCTGCCGGGCACCGGCGAGGGCCTGCCGTTCCAGTTCGTGATCAACACCGCCAGCGACTACCAATCGCTGCTACAGGTGGCCGAGCGGGTGAAGAAGCGCGCGGAAGAGTCGGGCAAGTTCGCCTTCCTCGACCTGGACCTCGCTTTCGACAAGCCAGAACTGGTGGTCGACATCGACCGCGCCAAGGCCGCGCAGATGGGCGTGACCATGCAGGACCTGGGCGTCGCGCTGGGGGCGCTGCTCGGTGAAGGCGAGATCAACCGCTTCACCATCGACGGGCGCAGCTACAAGGTGATCGCCCAGGTCGAGCGTGCCTACCGCGACAACCCGAGCTGGCTGAACAACTACTACGTGAAAAGCCAGAGCGGCCAGCTGATCTCGCTGTCCACGCTGGTGAACTTCCACGAGCGCGCGCGCCCACGCCAGCTCAACCAGTTCCAGCAACTCAACTCGGCGATCATCTCCGGCGTGCCGATGGTCAGCATGGGCGAAGCCATCGACACAGTGCGCGGCATCGCCGAGCAGGAGTCGCCGCGCGGCTTCTCCTTCGACTACGCCGGCGCCTCGCGGCAGTTCGTGCAGGAAGGCAGCGCGCTGATGATCACTTTCGCCCTGGCGTTGGCGGTGATCTTCCTGGTGCTGGCGGCACAGTTCGAGAGCTTCCGCGACCCACTGGTGATCATGGTCACGGTGCCGCTGTCGATCTGTGGTGCGCTGATCCCGCTGTTCCTCGGCCTGTCGAGCCTGAACATCTACACCCAGGTGGGCCTGGTGACGCTGATCGGCCTGATCAGCAAGCACGGCATCCTCATCGTCGAGTTCGCCAACCAGCTGCGCCACGAGCGCGGACTCTCGGTGCGCGAGGCGGTCGAAGAAGCCGCGGCGATCCGCCTGCGCCCGGTACTGATGACCACCGCGGCGATGGTGCTGGGCGTGACCCCGCTGCTGTTCGCCAGCGGCGCCGGCGCGGTGAGCCGCTTCGACATCGGCGTGGTGATCGCCACCGGCATGAGCGTAGGCACGCTGTTCACCCTCTTCGTGCTGCCGTGCGTGTACACGCTGCTGGCCAAGCCGGACAAGAAGCCTGCTGAAGCCAGCGCGCCAGCCACGGCTCACTGA
- a CDS encoding di-heme oxidoredictase family protein yields MLHRRTALHLVPLLSALALAACKPEISQHAVSEPGEALSGGATTVKQSDRNAYSMPSANLTPSRRLDFAVGNSFFRNPWVIAPTTTTARDGLGPLFNTNACQNCHIKDGRGHPPELNDVNAVSMLVRLSIPAGSADVETIKRLGVVPEPVYGGQFQDSAIPGVAPEGKVRVDYDAVPVTFKDGTVIELRKPKLRISDLGYGPMHADTMFSARIAPPMIGLGLLESISEADILANAEQQAKGSDGIHGRPNRVWDDATQQTVLGRFGWKAGQPNVAQQNAHAFSGDMGLTSDLLPSDDCTEAQTDCKNAIDGGKPEVSQHIFNQVAFYARNLAVPARRKVEDPQVLTGKGLFFDSGCASCHTPKFTTGPNAAEPELANQVIRPYSDLLLHDMGEGLADNRPEFLASGRDWRTAPLWGIGLTETVNGHTQFLHDGRARNLLEAVLWHGGEAEAAKQRVLNFDAGQRDALLAFLNSL; encoded by the coding sequence ATGCTCCACCGCCGTACCGCCCTGCACCTCGTGCCGCTGCTGTCTGCCCTCGCCCTTGCCGCGTGCAAGCCGGAGATCTCCCAGCACGCCGTGAGCGAACCCGGCGAAGCGCTTTCCGGCGGCGCCACCACGGTCAAGCAGAGCGACCGCAACGCCTATTCCATGCCCTCGGCCAACCTCACGCCGAGCCGCCGCCTGGACTTCGCCGTGGGCAACAGTTTCTTCCGCAATCCCTGGGTGATCGCGCCGACCACCACCACCGCGCGCGACGGCCTCGGCCCGCTGTTCAACACCAACGCCTGCCAGAACTGCCATATCAAAGACGGCCGCGGCCATCCGCCGGAGCTGAACGACGTCAACGCCGTGTCGATGCTGGTGCGCCTGTCGATCCCGGCCGGCTCCGCCGACGTCGAAACCATCAAGCGCCTGGGCGTGGTGCCCGAGCCGGTGTACGGCGGCCAGTTCCAGGATTCGGCGATCCCTGGCGTGGCCCCCGAAGGCAAGGTCCGCGTTGATTACGACGCGGTGCCGGTGACCTTCAAGGACGGCACCGTGATCGAGCTTCGCAAGCCGAAACTGCGCATCAGCGACCTGGGCTACGGCCCGATGCACGCGGACACGATGTTCTCCGCCCGCATCGCCCCGCCGATGATCGGCCTGGGCCTGCTGGAGTCCATCAGCGAGGCGGACATCCTGGCCAACGCCGAGCAGCAGGCCAAAGGCAGCGACGGCATCCATGGCCGACCGAACCGGGTCTGGGACGATGCCACGCAACAGACCGTGCTCGGCCGCTTCGGCTGGAAAGCCGGGCAGCCCAACGTCGCCCAGCAGAACGCCCACGCCTTCTCCGGCGACATGGGCCTGACCAGTGATTTGCTGCCCAGCGACGACTGCACGGAGGCGCAGACCGACTGCAAGAACGCCATCGACGGCGGCAAGCCGGAAGTCAGCCAGCACATCTTCAACCAGGTCGCCTTCTACGCCCGCAACCTGGCGGTGCCGGCGCGGCGCAAGGTCGAGGATCCGCAGGTGCTCACTGGTAAGGGTCTGTTCTTCGATTCCGGCTGCGCCAGCTGCCACACGCCAAAATTCACCACCGGGCCAAACGCCGCCGAGCCCGAGCTCGCCAACCAGGTTATCCGTCCCTACAGCGACCTGCTGCTGCATGACATGGGCGAGGGACTAGCGGACAATCGCCCGGAATTTCTCGCCAGCGGCCGCGATTGGCGCACGGCGCCGCTGTGGGGCATCGGCCTGACCGAGACGGTCAACGGCCACACCCAGTTCCTGCATGACGGCCGCGCCCGCAACCTGCTCGAAGCCGTGCTCTGGCATGGCGGCGAAGCCGAGGCGGCCAAGCAACGCGTACTGAACTTCGACGCCGGGCAGCGCGATGCCCTGCTGGCGTTCCTGAACTCACTCTAA
- a CDS encoding DUF1513 domain-containing protein, whose protein sequence is MLRRHVIGLGSLLLGALTFGGWTLSRKGKEPLVLSARDDADGKHYAVGYRLDGSCAFATEVGLRCHDVVQHPELPLALFVARRPGRQSYLIDLNDGRLLQTLDSQADRHFYGHGAWHKDGEWLYTTENDTTDPGRGMLGVYRFDGERLSHTSEISTHGLGPHQVSWMPDGETLVVANGGIRTEAESRVEMNLDAMEPSLVLMRRDGSLISKETLPQQMNSVRHLAIAKDGTIVAGQQYMGDAHDRADLLAIKRPGQPFEAFPLADEQRLAMTQYTASVAIHDELRLVALTAPRGNRFFIWDLDTGAVRLDTPLPDCAGVGAVKDGFVVTSGQGRCRVYDCRSERIAGTPLELPPAFWDNHLHLT, encoded by the coding sequence ATGTTGCGACGTCACGTGATCGGCCTGGGCAGCCTGCTGCTCGGCGCCCTGACCTTCGGCGGCTGGACGCTGTCACGCAAGGGCAAGGAGCCCCTGGTGCTGTCCGCCCGTGACGACGCGGATGGCAAGCACTACGCCGTGGGCTATCGCCTGGACGGCAGTTGCGCCTTCGCCACCGAAGTCGGCCTGCGCTGCCACGACGTGGTGCAGCATCCCGAGCTGCCGCTGGCCCTGTTCGTCGCTCGACGCCCGGGTCGGCAGAGCTATCTGATCGACCTGAACGACGGCCGCCTGCTGCAGACCCTCGACTCGCAGGCCGACCGCCACTTCTACGGCCACGGCGCGTGGCACAAGGACGGCGAGTGGCTGTACACCACCGAGAACGACACCACCGATCCGGGCCGCGGGATGCTCGGCGTGTACCGCTTCGACGGTGAGCGCCTGAGCCACACTAGCGAGATTTCCACCCACGGTCTCGGCCCGCACCAGGTGTCCTGGATGCCCGACGGCGAGACCCTGGTGGTCGCCAACGGCGGCATTCGCACTGAAGCCGAAAGCCGCGTGGAGATGAACCTCGACGCCATGGAACCGAGCCTGGTGCTGATGCGCCGCGACGGCTCGCTGATCTCCAAGGAAACCCTGCCGCAGCAGATGAACAGCGTGCGCCACCTGGCAATCGCGAAGGACGGCACCATTGTCGCCGGCCAGCAATACATGGGCGATGCCCATGACCGTGCCGACCTGCTCGCCATCAAGCGCCCCGGCCAGCCCTTCGAAGCCTTCCCGCTGGCGGACGAACAGCGCCTGGCCATGACCCAGTACACCGCCAGCGTCGCCATCCATGACGAGCTGCGCCTGGTCGCCCTGACCGCGCCGCGCGGCAACCGATTCTTCATCTGGGACCTGGACACCGGCGCCGTGCGCCTGGACACGCCGCTGCCCGATTGCGCCGGCGTCGGCGCGGTGAAGGACGGCTTTGTCGTCACCTCCGGCCAGGGCCGCTGCCGCGTCTATGACTGCCGCAGCGAACGCATCGCCGGCACGCCGCTGGAGCTGCCCCCGGCCTTCTGGGACAACCACCTGCACCTGACCTGA
- a CDS encoding efflux RND transporter periplasmic adaptor subunit, translated as MLRRMLIMLGVVAVIVAVLAGSKYLSITKQIAMFSAPRPPVSVNATLAEERDWQSRLAAIGTLRAIQGVTLTAEVSGTVSAVQFVSGEKVKVGQPVVQLESDVEQATLRTAEADLGLAQVEYERGKSLVGRQAISKSEYDRLAAQLNRSTATVAQLKAALAKKRILAPFSGTIGIRQVDVGDYVSPGTEIVTLQDLSTLQVDFFLPEQDFPLLKRGQKVVVRVAAYPGQSFDAQIDAISPRVDNQTRNLLVRASMANPEGKLLPGMFANLEVQLPDSAPRVVVPETAVAFTLYGNSVYVVVPHKPKDGEKAEEAKAGDAPKLDVERRFVKTGERREGNVVILEGLKAGEEVVTSGQLKLDNGTAVAIVKDPQ; from the coding sequence ATGTTGCGCCGCATGCTGATCATGCTGGGCGTAGTTGCCGTCATCGTTGCGGTGCTCGCCGGCTCGAAATACCTCTCCATCACCAAACAGATCGCCATGTTCTCGGCTCCCCGCCCGCCGGTGAGCGTGAACGCGACCCTGGCCGAAGAACGCGACTGGCAGAGCCGTCTGGCGGCCATCGGCACCCTGCGCGCGATCCAGGGCGTAACCCTGACTGCGGAAGTCTCCGGCACGGTGAGTGCCGTGCAGTTCGTCTCCGGCGAAAAGGTCAAGGTCGGCCAACCGGTCGTGCAGCTGGAATCCGACGTCGAGCAGGCTACCCTGCGCACCGCCGAGGCAGACCTCGGGCTGGCGCAGGTCGAGTACGAGCGCGGCAAGAGCCTGGTGGGCCGCCAGGCTATCTCCAAGAGCGAGTACGACCGCCTCGCCGCCCAGTTGAACCGCTCCACCGCCACCGTTGCCCAGCTCAAGGCGGCGCTGGCGAAGAAGCGCATCCTCGCGCCCTTCTCCGGCACCATCGGCATCCGCCAGGTGGACGTGGGCGACTACGTTTCCCCCGGCACCGAGATCGTCACACTTCAGGACCTTTCCACGCTTCAGGTGGATTTCTTCCTGCCCGAGCAGGACTTCCCGCTGCTCAAGCGCGGGCAGAAGGTCGTGGTGCGCGTGGCGGCCTATCCGGGCCAGAGCTTCGACGCGCAGATCGACGCCATCAGCCCGCGGGTGGACAACCAGACGCGCAACCTGCTGGTCCGCGCCAGCATGGCCAACCCCGAGGGCAAGCTGCTGCCGGGCATGTTCGCCAACCTGGAAGTGCAACTGCCCGACAGTGCGCCGCGCGTAGTCGTTCCGGAAACCGCCGTGGCGTTCACGCTGTATGGCAATTCGGTGTACGTCGTGGTGCCGCACAAGCCCAAGGACGGCGAGAAAGCCGAAGAGGCCAAGGCCGGTGACGCGCCCAAGCTGGACGTCGAACGCCGCTTCGTGAAGACCGGCGAACGCCGCGAAGGCAACGTGGTGATCCTCGAGGGCCTGAAGGCCGGCGAAGAGGTAGTGACCTCCGGCCAGCTCAAGCTGGACAACGGCACCGCCGTGGCCATCGTCAAGGACCCGCAGTAA
- a CDS encoding imelysin family protein yields MTRMPWATASLLAIAISLAGCGDDKKAEAPAAAAPAASTQSTAPAATAKVDEAAVKAVVKNYLDIAEATYGDALTTAKALQTAVDALIAKPSEETLKAAREAWIASRPSYSQSEAFRFGNSIIDDWEGAVNAWPLDEGLIDYVAKDYQHAEGNAGATANIIANTEIQVGEDKIDVKEITGEKLKGLNELGGSEANVATGYHAIEFLLWGQDLNGTKPGAGDRKYTDYAQGKDCTNGHCDRRAAYLKAATDLLVADLEEMVGNFKSGVADNYRAKVEADTAENNLRKMFFGMGSLSLGELAGERMKVALEANSTEDEHDCFSDNTHNTLFFNAKSIRNIYTGEYKRTDGSVVKGPSLSDLVAKADAAADTDLKNDLANTEAKMQVIVDRAEKDGVHFDQMIAPEDKDDQQKIRDAIASLVKQTGAIEKAATAVGVQDLKPDNADHQF; encoded by the coding sequence ATGACTCGTATGCCCTGGGCCACTGCCAGCCTGCTCGCCATCGCCATCTCCCTCGCCGGCTGCGGCGATGACAAGAAAGCCGAAGCCCCCGCCGCCGCCGCGCCGGCTGCCAGCACCCAGAGCACTGCCCCGGCAGCGACCGCCAAGGTCGACGAGGCCGCGGTCAAGGCCGTAGTGAAGAACTACCTGGACATCGCCGAAGCCACCTACGGCGACGCCCTGACCACCGCCAAGGCGCTGCAGACCGCCGTCGACGCGCTGATCGCCAAGCCCAGCGAAGAAACCCTGAAGGCCGCCCGCGAAGCCTGGATCGCTTCCCGCCCGTCCTACTCGCAGAGCGAAGCCTTCCGCTTCGGCAACTCGATCATCGACGACTGGGAAGGCGCGGTTAACGCCTGGCCGCTGGACGAAGGCCTGATCGACTACGTCGCCAAGGACTACCAGCACGCCGAAGGCAACGCCGGCGCCACCGCCAACATCATCGCCAACACCGAGATCCAGGTCGGCGAAGATAAGATCGACGTCAAGGAAATTACCGGCGAGAAGCTCAAGGGCCTGAACGAGCTGGGCGGTTCCGAAGCCAACGTCGCCACCGGCTACCACGCCATCGAATTCCTGCTCTGGGGCCAGGACCTGAACGGCACCAAGCCGGGCGCCGGTGATCGCAAGTACACCGACTACGCCCAGGGCAAGGACTGCACCAACGGTCATTGCGACCGTCGCGCTGCCTACCTGAAGGCCGCCACCGACCTGCTGGTCGCTGACCTGGAAGAAATGGTCGGCAACTTCAAGTCCGGCGTCGCCGACAACTACCGTGCCAAGGTCGAGGCCGACACCGCCGAGAACAACCTGCGCAAGATGTTCTTCGGCATGGGTTCCCTGTCCCTGGGCGAGCTGGCCGGCGAGCGCATGAAGGTCGCGCTGGAAGCCAACTCCACCGAAGACGAGCACGACTGCTTCAGCGACAACACCCACAACACCCTGTTCTTCAACGCCAAGAGCATTCGCAACATCTACACCGGCGAATACAAGCGCACCGATGGCAGCGTCGTGAAGGGCCCGAGCCTGTCCGACCTGGTCGCCAAGGCCGACGCCGCCGCCGACACCGATCTGAAGAACGACCTGGCCAACACCGAAGCCAAGATGCAGGTCATCGTCGACCGTGCCGAGAAGGACGGTGTGCACTTCGACCAGATGATCGCACCGGAAGACAAGGACGATCAGCAGAAGATCCGCGACGCCATCGCCTCGCTGGTCAAGCAGACCGGCGCCATCGAGAAGGCCGCCACCGCGGTCGGCGTGCAGGACCTGAAGCCGGACAACGCCGATCACCAGTTCTGA
- a CDS encoding imelysin family protein, translating into MFRPRLLITSLAIALGACSPTDPQATTSATLAQQVILPTYSRWVDADRALAASALAYCQGKEDLSKARADFMAAQKAWAELQPLLIGPLAEGNRSWQVQFWPDKKNLVARQVEQLLGSGNAISPATLDKSSVVVQGLTAYEYILYDARIDLANAETKARYCPLLEAIGSHQQALAENILAQWKQDGGMLAQLSKFPNERYADAHEAIAELLRVQVTALDMLKKKLGTPLGRQSKGIPQPFQAEGWRSDMSLASLDSSLTGAQALWDGTDKKGLRALLPAEQKELAGKIDAAYADVHGKLKAINKPLSELLKDEAGLKQLNELYDSLNVVHRLHEGDLAKALGVQLGFNANDGD; encoded by the coding sequence ATGTTCCGCCCCCGACTTCTGATCACCAGCCTCGCCATTGCCCTGGGCGCCTGCTCGCCCACCGACCCGCAGGCGACCACCAGCGCCACGCTGGCCCAGCAGGTGATCCTGCCGACCTACAGCCGCTGGGTCGACGCCGACCGCGCGTTGGCCGCCAGCGCCCTGGCCTACTGCCAGGGCAAGGAAGACCTGAGCAAGGCGCGCGCCGACTTCATGGCCGCGCAGAAGGCCTGGGCCGAGCTGCAGCCGCTGCTGATCGGCCCGCTGGCCGAAGGCAACCGCTCCTGGCAGGTGCAGTTCTGGCCGGACAAGAAGAACCTCGTGGCGCGCCAGGTCGAGCAACTGCTGGGCAGCGGCAACGCGATTTCCCCGGCGACCCTGGACAAATCCAGCGTCGTGGTCCAGGGCCTGACTGCCTACGAATACATCCTCTACGACGCCAGGATCGACCTCGCCAACGCCGAGACCAAGGCGCGCTACTGCCCGCTGCTCGAAGCCATCGGCAGCCACCAGCAGGCGCTGGCAGAGAACATCCTGGCGCAATGGAAGCAGGACGGCGGCATGCTCGCCCAGCTCTCCAAGTTCCCCAACGAGCGCTATGCCGATGCTCACGAGGCCATCGCCGAGCTGCTGCGCGTGCAGGTCACCGCGCTGGACATGCTGAAGAAGAAGCTCGGCACCCCGCTGGGTCGCCAGAGCAAGGGCATCCCGCAGCCGTTCCAGGCCGAAGGCTGGCGCAGCGACATGTCGCTGGCGAGCCTGGACTCGAGCCTGACCGGAGCCCAGGCGCTGTGGGACGGCACCGACAAGAAGGGCCTGCGCGCCCTGCTGCCGGCCGAGCAGAAAGAACTGGCCGGCAAGATCGACGCGGCCTACGCCGACGTCCACGGCAAGCTGAAGGCGATCAACAAGCCGCTCAGCGAATTGCTGAAGGACGAGGCTGGCCTCAAGCAGTTGAACGAGCTGTACGACAGCCTCAACGTCGTCCATCGCCTGCACGAAGGCGACCTGGCGAAGGCGTTGGGAGTACAACTCGGCTTCAACGCCAACGACGGCGACTGA